The sequence GTTGATGACATTCAAGACAATGTGTTTATTGTTGATGAGCAGACGAAATGTGTCTTTAAGCCTTTGGAGGCAAAAGACATGGAAAACTGCACAGAATGGCAGACATTTGATTATTTTACAGGCAGTGAAGTGTCATACACAGTTGTCTTTGTGTTGACTGGTCTGTTTATTGtaagtctgtttgtgttgatgtaCACATTGGCAAGGAGACGAAAGACTATGATTTCACGCAATGTGAAGAATGCTAAGACTTCGTCTTGTCCAGCATCTGTTAGTGATGAAATTGTGCATGGTGTACAGACTATAAGAGTTCTTGAATTGAAATCAGAACAAGGAGATCGCCCTGTTCTTATTTTCATTCGCACACAACCATATCAAGAAATTTTGATCACAGATGACAACAGTCAGAAACTGAGATCAATAAACTTGAAGTTTAAACAGTTGACGTTACAGAATGCTGTTGATGACCCAACACTACTGCTTCTACGTGTTCCTCGCACGCATGATTTTATCATGCGATACTCAACTAAGGAAGGTCGGGATTTTTTCTCTCGTCATTTGAAGAGGCAAATGGAGGAAGTTGGTGCTCAAGTGAATGTTGAGGAAATGCACAGTAAAGATTTGTTAAATAAAGCAATTACAAAGAGAAGACGTCAAAAGCTGGTGGCAGAGTTTCTTCGTGAGGTGTTTGAGCATGCATCAGATGAGCAGCAAGGAAAGGTAGATGATGCAAAATTAAAACAAAGGGTCCTGGATTGTCAGTTGACAAAAGATGAGTTTGCAGAGTCTTTATCTCTGAAGTCTGATTCCCTATTTGTTGACCAGATGTTTCGACTTGCAGATGCTGATGGTGATGGTGCAGTGACATTTAGGGAGTttttcaatttgattgttgtgtttacacatggAACAGCAGATGCAAAGCTTCATCTTATGTTTGATTTGTATGACATACAACACTGCGGATATCTTGACCGAAACTCATTTAAGGAGATGTTTGTTGCTATGATGGAGATGGTCAATGCAACCATTGATACAAACAGTCTCAACCAGCTATGTGACTCAATGTTTACATCTGCTGGTCTTCATCAGAAAGATCATCTTGCATTTGATGATTTTCGTGAACTTCTGCATGGTCACAAGGATGCACTTGCTGATCTTAATCTTAATATGCAGGTACAAGGACACCACACCTCACCTCTTGCCAAGAGAAAAAAAAGAAGTTTGACAACATCATTGTTACCTTTTAATGCAAGGAAACTGAGGCATACCCAGTCAGAGCTTGGACCACGTCCAGAGAAATACAGTTTGGCAGAAGAAAAAGCTTATTCGAAAGACAGCAATAGTCTTCCTGACATTTGTACAACCAAAGAAACAAGTATTTCTGCAGATGCAACCTGTGGCAGATCATGTGAGCAACATGGAAGTGGAGAACGTCTGCACCTTGATCTTGCGGAGAATGACGAAAAACATGCAAATCCACACAAATCCAGTAAGGTTTATCGCTACAAGCTAAACGTTGCACGTGCATACTTCAGTCCATTAGATGCACATCCTCCATCCAGTTTTCATGCTCCAACATCTCAACATGTTGAGACACTGCAGAAGAGCTCATTAATGTCAGTGGAACCAGCAAGTTCTTGGCTTGATCGTAAATTTTATGGCTCACTTGCAGTTATTGAGAACTACAAACGACAGATCTTCTTTCTTGTTTTATACCATCTCATTGTGTTGGCGATATTTGCTGAGAGAGCATACTGTAAGGCTTTTTCTGTGTTTCTCTAATTTTTGTATcaagaaatttgtttgttgtagattTTTCTTTTGAACGAGAACATGCAGGGTTGCGTCGTATTGCTGGGTATGGTGTTTCAGTCACACGAGGCGCTGCTTCTGCAATGATGTTTACTTACTCATCACTGGTTGTTACAAAGTGTCACAACTTCATTACTTGGCTGCGAGAGACTTCCCTCAATCAGTATATTCCATTTGACTCATTCCATGGCTTTCACAAGTGCTTTGCACTGACAGCATTGATCTTCACTGTGGTACATGTGCTGGGACATGCTCTTAATTTCTACCACATTTCTACACAACCGGCAAATGATCTGACGTGTTTGTTTCGTGAAGTTTATCACTTGTCCGATGAGCTACCAAAATTTCACTATTGGCTGTTTAACACTGTTACAGGTATATAGATAGGATTAATATCATTATGCATTGTGTAGAGTGGCTCTGCACTATAGTTGCAAACATACGACTATGAGAATGGATGCTGTACGTGGTAAAAGCCAGTCAGAAACAAAATGGgcagacagatgtacagagAGACTGGCAAACATCTGAATgcacagacaggcaaaacCATTAGACATAGAAGGATGGCAAATGACAGACGAGTCAGCTAGGAAGAACTGTAAAATTGGAAACTGTGATTTGTAAATGTAAGAGTGACTAGGGCAtttcttttattaattaagaaaaattTTGGTCTATGTGGTGTGTACCAAGCAGACCCTTTGACCCAAACTTTGTCACCATTAGTGTGAATACAGTCAACTGTTTTAAGGAAataatgaattgttttaggtttaattaaagtatgtagcatactgacagacagatatacattGCAGCTGCAtgatgcatgtgcatgatgaGATATGTGGATGAAGGGTACATTGGGTAGCAAGATAAATGGATGTTGATCGTTAATTCATAAGCGTTATAACATGATTGATTGCGACTAAGGAACTTTGTGCTTTGCAGGTGTGACAGCTGTGTTGCTGCTGCTTGTGACTgctgttatttttgttttttctacTCCATTTGCTCGACGCTACACATTTAATGCTTTCTGGCTTACACACCAGCTCTACATTGTTTTTTACATTCTTATGGTGCTTCATGGCTGCGGTCGCTTGGTCCAAGATCCCATCTTCTATCTTTACTTTGCAGGACCTCTCTGCCTCTTTGTAATTGACCGTCTAATCAGCATCAGGCGAACTCACTCTAAGTTATCAGTTATCAAAGCTGAGCTTCTCCCATCAGATGTGACACACTTGAAGTTCAAGAAACCAGACCACTTTGAGTATAAGTCAGGACAGTGGGTACAGATGGCTTGTGTTGCTAACGGACGACGGCAATTTCATCCATTTACGCTCACGTCTGCACCTCACGAAGATACATTGAGTGTTCACATTCGTGCTGTTGGACCTTGGACTTATAACATTCGACAAATTTATAATCCTGCCAACTTGACTGAGAGGTCTTATCCAAAAGTTGTTGTTGATGGACCGTTTGGTGAGGGCCATCAAGACTGGTATAAATATCAAGTCGCTGTTATGGTAGGAGGTGGCATTGGAGTGACACCGTTTGCATCCATTCTCAAAGATATAGTGAAGAAAACATCTATGAACACACCTCTCAAATGTGAACGAGTTAGTCATATTAGATAACAGTATGTGGAGGCTTAATTAGAAGCAGATCTAGAATACATAATGTGTTAAGAAATGGTGGTAAATGAAATTAGTAGCAAGGGTGAGTAGTTGGGGAAGAAAGTATAGTGCTACAAAGAAGTACACTATGAAATAAAATGGATAATCTAATTTTTAGAAAATTGAATTGTTAGTGGTTACTAATGTAAATGTAGAATAATTGTACAGAGTACTAGACAGccataaataatttaaataattttattctTGTAAATAAAAGTTTGATATTATATTTAGTTTTGTACATTGGTAGGTGTACTTCTTGTGGGTGACGCGAACTCAGCGGCAGTTTGAATGGTTTACTGATATTATCAGGGAAGTGGAAGAGATGGACAATAAACACTTAGTTGACGTCCACCTTTTCATCACTCAATTCTACAATAAATTTGATTTGAGAACAACAATGCTGGTGAGTGTTTGGGGCAGTAAAGTGATAGATAACAAATGAGATAGCTATAGGAGTCAATTTAGAGGGcacatgtacgtgtgtacaGAGGCCATGTACAGAGCATGCAGACAAGTCTGTCAGGCATATATGTATGGGGTCAGCATGTACACAGACCATGCATGGaagatgttaattaaatttaattgtacagtgtacttaaTACAATGAAATATTACTTGTGTACTTTGCATTGTGGAGTGTCTATGACCTGTTTTCTTGCTTAGTACATCTGTGAACGTCACTTTCAACGTGTATGCAATCGAAGTCTGTTTACTGGTCTTCGTGCTGTCACTCATTTTGGTCGGCCAGAATTTACACAATTTCTTGCAGAAATAAAGAGTCTTCACAGGATTGTCAAGAAGATTGGTGTCTTCTCTTGTGGTCCTCCACCCATGACACAAAGCGTAGTATCTGCTTGTGCTGATCTTAATGAAGTTCAAGGTCCTGCATTTGTTCATCATTATGAGAACTTTTAGGTCTAAGCGTAGCTTTTTGACGACAATATCTGTTTAGCAAAATGCTTCATTTTTCTCTGTAGTGAAGAAATTTATATGTCTAACTTATGACTATAGACTAAAGTAGAAATGGTTTGGATTGATGTAAGAATTTATTATTCGGAGTTTAACAGCTCGATATATTAATGCGGGGATGGTTGCTGATATATACCGTGTATGCAGCGTCAATTTTCTGCACAAACTATATTGAGTgcagttgtttttgtttacaagTCGGCGTCGCCCGGAAACAAGACAATTTTAGAAATGCAAACATTACATATAATTAGATTTCGCGTTTCATGTTTTTACAAGATCTAGATGTGGGTCATGTCTCGCACCAAAACCTAGAACCAACAGATCTTTGCAGCCGCAGTCCATTGATATCCAACCCCGCACGTGCGCAAATTATCACAGTGGACACGAAGGTCCCGTATTTAATTTACCCATTCTTTGCTACATGTTGTCAACCGTTAGTTGACGTCGTTTTTAATTTCGTGTTTTACTGTTCACACTTGTCATGTCGGATTCAGACGTTGAGTCGATATCACCTCTAACTAGCGGTGAGTCAGAAGAAGAAGACTTGCTCGAAAAATTTGAATCTTTGCGACGACGGAAACTTCAGACATCGCTCCTGCACCGCGAAACGTTGACGCAACAGAGTGAACAGCAGAAGGTAAGCACACAAGAGCGCTTGAAATATTACTAGAGTAGGTGCGGTTCGTTCCTGTGTCGTAAGACTGACTTACAATTAGGTGAGAAGGTGAAGACGTGGTGTTGAGGAAGAGATAGCGCTACATAAAATTGAGCAAACGCTGACGTAGTTTTCGACGTTCAAAAATGATAAGAGACGTATTTGCGGTTATTTGAAGGCAATTTTTCGAAGATAGAATGTGTTTGAGTGTTAGTACCTGCGGTTGAAAAGCGGCACGCGAGCAGCGCTAGCCATCGGATGGCTTGAAACGGAGCTGTACGTACGCTCTACGGTCTTGAACTTGTTGACCAGTTGACTAAAATATTCGATTGCAAGATCTATGCTTCAATTGTTCTCTAAATGTGTAGATCCTGAAGGTTTTGTTTTATATTGTAGATCGGTTGTTCTCGTCGAGCCGTTTCCGCCGCGTGTGGTGGCTGTATTGTTTGCGTTTTTAGGAACAAATTACGAGAATTCATTCAGCTATCGGAGCGCTTTACAGACCGAGCGGAAAGCTGTACAATCTCGTGAGTGATGTTGAGAGAGACTACCAAGAACGTCTAGATCAGACGTCAGCTCTAGTCGACGTACGCCTCTGTATTTGTGTATCTCGCGTGAATGTAGGCGTCAActtattgtgtttgtattacaGGAACGTGAGTCTGTTGTTAGAAACCAGCAGCAACGTTTGAGCACGTTGGAACTTGAAACGGATAAAATGAGAGATGAGCTGCAAAACAAGTTGTGGAGCCTCGAAGAGAGGCACAGGCAAGCGTTAGAAGAGGTGAGGAAAAGAAGTCAGGTGATGATGCTAAAATGTAGTACAGCTAGACTGGAAGTATGCTTTGCGTACACAAAGCCCAAAGGCTTCCTATTTGAATTGGCAGGAACATGTTGATTCTTCTGAAATGTCATGCAAACTTATATGCTCTCCTTGGGATCACAAATACCTTGTTGCAGTGGTGCATGCATCCATACcggcctgtctgtctgttatttgtctcctcttgtttctatttgtctcctcttgtttctgttgatgaGATGCTCTTATGTTATTTTTTATCTGGTCTATTTGGCATTCTGTTTTCTGTGTTTAGTGGGTTGCTATGTcagtttattgtttgtgtctgttatTTCAAAAACTATACTTGAGAGTATAAAAAGTTCGAAATTGGAGTTTGATATATGATATCAACCAAATTCCAAGTCTATTTACTAtaaacacaacatgcaaagtaAGTAAAGGAAACAACTGTTCAAAACTGGTTTTTTGAGATGTTACATGCTATTGTGCACATATCGGACTAGATTTTTACAAGAACATCCGTGCAGTGTGTGTTGAAGTTGAGTGgcgtgtccgtctgtctgatTTTTTATGCAGATATTCAGCACTcactatgttcattaggaGAATAGCTAagacttcagacatttcagtagttgTTGTTAATGTTGTTTAAGATATGCTTTAATTTTTgcgattgttacatttacagctTGGGAGaaagtatgtctgtctgtctgtttgtctgtgtctgcctgtcaatacattaattatttttcAACATGAAACTGAGATACATCGCTGCTAAATCACATAGTGTAGGAGTTCACGACTAATACGTAAACTATAAACGATAAGGTCTAAACCTACAGGAAAACATGCACAACCAGTAGTGCAATCTATATTCTATATTGAAATGGGAAACTaaagtctgtctgcctgtctttgtctagtatctgtctgtctttctatgtctgtctgtctgtctgtctgtttgtatgtatgtatgtatgtatgtatgtttttgtCAAGATTGGCTGAAGTTGGTAGAGACTATATGCATGACCTACGTatatgctgttgttgttgttgttgttgttgttgactaGATGTACTGATTTCATGTAAGCAAATCTTGTTTTGTATCTCATTCATTTCGGCTGTTACATTCTAGCTGGTTTTGAAGGATGACCAATATCGTgagctacaacaacaactgagTCGTACCAGAGACACACTTGATAAAGAGCTTAACCAGGTTAGTGTCTTATATATAATGCATTGTTACACTAGTTCTAGTAACTGGTTCAGTGCATACTAGCCTGGGTTGGCTTGGTTTATTTTTCACAGTGTGAATGTAGACTGAGCTATGCCAAGCGTGCCAAGCTATGCTGGGTTATCCCCACAATTTTGCTAAGCCAGTCTGCGGTAAAGGCTGCCTATGTTTATATAGCATTCTGGTATGATCGAACATGAAATGGTATTTCCCTGTGCTTTATGAGGCAAACACAGCTGCTTTTGTTGCACTGTTTCCTGCTTGACACTACGTGTATTTCAAAAAGAGACTGTGAGCTGCTTGTTACCACATGACTTATGATCAAGGTCGAggttatgtgtgtgtttctatGAGGTGTGTGTGAGTGGAGGCTGGCTTGGTTGTTTGCCATGGGGCTGGCTTGGTTGTTTATCATGGGGCTGGGTTGGTGGTTTGCTGTGGGACTGGCTTGGCTTGGCTGGATTTGTAACCATGAATGGGGCAATAGTAGAATCCGCTAGATAGTGTATGACGTTATTTATTGTTGAGACCTGTGGTGGCTACTTGTTTGATTTGTACAATTTGTTTGCTGTAATAGGAACGTGGACAACATTCACTGACGAAACGAAAAGTACAGAGTTTGACAGAAGAGTTGAATGAACTGAAAATGACAATTCAGGTGTATTTCTGCTTTACATTATTTAGGTCTTTGTCTCAACTAAACTTTTACATTGCTTTTATCTTGGCAAATTGTAGGGTCGGACAGAAGATGGAGAAGCTGCACATGCTGATGCAGAGAAATGGAACCGTGAATCAGTTAATTGGGAGCATGACATGAATTTGTTTCTTAAGCTGTTAAATTCTAATGAACCTCTAAACAGAGAACAAGTAAGTGTGTAGGCTCTACTGGATGGCCTTTGAAACATGATGTTATGTTACTGCATGTAGCTGTCCACAGTCACTTTTCGAATGGTCAGTCAAGATGCAGTCATTGGTGCTCTTACGAATCTCACCAGTCCAAGGTATGTGATTATTTCTTACTGACTTATAGTTACTTTAAATTTAACAATATCATTTTTGCCTGCTGCTGTAGATACAAAGTGGGAAAGTTAGAAGCTGAGTTGGATGCTGTGCAAACAAAGGTTGCTTTGTTTGGCTGACATGTGAATTGTGATTAATGTTTCAATGTTTGCTGTATGGTAGCTTTCTAATCGAGAGAAAAAAGTGCAGGATTTGAATGATCATCTTCAGCAGACAAAGGAGAGATGTGAGAAATCGATCAATGAGGTTGGTGTCAATGTTGACATATAAAGATCAACAGTAATTAATAAGTGGAAATCTGTTGTTGGATGTAATTGAGTCATCAAAGAGTTTAGCTTCTTTACTAATACTATGGTGATAAGGAGTCTTCATATATGATTTCTGTGTATGTAGCCATGTATGTATTGAATGGCTGGGATTACTGTCATTTGAGCTTTGTTGCTTCCATGTTTCTATGATACTCGGCAACTATAACGTTTGGTAGTCGATGTAGA is a genomic window of Corticium candelabrum chromosome 11, ooCorCand1.1, whole genome shotgun sequence containing:
- the LOC134186283 gene encoding dual oxidase 1-like; translated protein: MVVFLCFVLLVCVVETNQSCSNPGCRKPTGVRPLIVAGEQVKNYFCTGAEVTFYCKKNRVLHGPEQFLHNQTVRCLQKGWSVDLADVKCVDQPNSSGGDSARSLQTLPASTVDFNQVRPTLPYTSTAEADSTLRGQRSQLPDSPTTPGARELSQVSEIPAMTYTDDDSNDEREWDVESYDGWYNNLAHPDWGAADTPLTRKSISAYGDGVYEMAGKERPNPFEISEKVFEGDTGHPSHRGRTVMLTFFGQQVVEEVLDAQRPGCPPEYENIPLPKNHHLHNQGVKEMPFLRTRYDMTTGYSPNVPREQLNEITPWIDGGLFYGTTKAWADALRSFENGSLACEDPDCKFPRKNKIGLPIVNPPPPRDHILKSAERFNALGNPRGNENPFMLTFGVLWFREHNRHAKRLAKVHTNWTDEKIFNRARQWTIAEHQRIVLYEWLPEFLGIPIESYDNYKSSVHPGITHEFQSAAMRFGHTLVPPGVIRRDKNCKIINTTSATGAAGYKGVRTCNSYWNPQDAVQETDIDPLLMGMASQVTEREDNIVTEDLHGKVFGPLEFSRRDLMALNIQRGRDHGLPDYNTIRSAYGLPKIASWLKINNESLHNEARQFMQIAIEKARIVYGDDISKLDVWPGGLLETTTQGPGELFQHIIKDQFIRIRDGDWFWFENRDNDLFTDEEIATIHATTLKHIIVENTNISVDDIQDNVFIVDEQTKCVFKPLEAKDMENCTEWQTFDYFTGSEVSYTVVFVLTGLFIVSLFVLMYTLARRRKTMISRNVKNAKTSSCPASVSDEIVHGVQTIRVLELKSEQGDRPVLIFIRTQPYQEILITDDNSQKLRSINLKFKQLTLQNAVDDPTLLLLRVPRTHDFIMRYSTKEGRDFFSRHLKRQMEEVGAQVNVEEMHSKDLLNKAITKRRRQKLVAEFLREVFEHASDEQQGKVDDAKLKQRVLDCQLTKDEFAESLSLKSDSLFVDQMFRLADADGDGAVTFREFFNLIVVFTHGTADAKLHLMFDLYDIQHCGYLDRNSFKEMFVAMMEMVNATIDTNSLNQLCDSMFTSAGLHQKDHLAFDDFRELLHGHKDALADLNLNMQVQGHHTSPLAKRKKRSLTTSLLPFNARKLRHTQSELGPRPEKYSLAEEKAYSKDSNSLPDICTTKETSISADATCGRSCEQHGSGERLHLDLAENDEKHANPHKSSKVYRYKLNVARAYFSPLDAHPPSSFHAPTSQHVETLQKSSLMSVEPASSWLDRKFYGSLAVIENYKRQIFFLVLYHLIVLAIFAERAYYFSFEREHAGLRRIAGYGVSVTRGAASAMMFTYSSLVVTKCHNFITWLRETSLNQYIPFDSFHGFHKCFALTALIFTVVHVLGHALNFYHISTQPANDLTCLFREVYHLSDELPKFHYWLFNTVTGVTAVLLLLVTAVIFVFSTPFARRYTFNAFWLTHQLYIVFYILMVLHGCGRLVQDPIFYLYFAGPLCLFVIDRLISIRRTHSKLSVIKAELLPSDVTHLKFKKPDHFEYKSGQWVQMACVANGRRQFHPFTLTSAPHEDTLSVHIRAVGPWTYNIRQIYNPANLTERSYPKVVVDGPFGEGHQDWYKYQVAVMVGGGIGVTPFASILKDIVKKTSMNTPLKCERVYFLWVTRTQRQFEWFTDIIREVEEMDNKHLVDVHLFITQFYNKFDLRTTMLYICERHFQRVCNRSLFTGLRAVTHFGRPEFTQFLAEIKSLHRIVKKIGVFSCGPPPMTQSVVSACADLNEVQGPAFVHHYENF